A single Chryseobacterium sp. DNA region contains:
- the hisC gene encoding histidinol-phosphate transaminase, producing the protein MKNISIHTLVRENILKLQPYISFRDHNEFTAPVLLDANESPFGEFNRYPDSTQKKLKNRLADLKNLSSSQIAVGNGSDELIDLIIKVFCEPKKDSVLMMNPSFAMYGFYASINENKVLKLDLDENFGIIKDDFLKIVEEQPAKIFFLCSPNNPTGNSIEDIEFYIQNFDGIVVVDEAYIEFSENRSSLELLNQYPNLIVLQTFSKAWGTAGARVGMAYASEEIIKLINTVKAPYNVNSLSQQLILETLDDEIKFKENVNRILSERAWLQEQFKDIECITKVFPTDANFFLVRVNNVEEVYDKMLEKEILTSKRDPGIPGCIRINIGSRQENEMLISFLKNIQS; encoded by the coding sequence ATGAAAAATATCAGTATACATACCTTAGTAAGAGAAAATATATTAAAACTGCAGCCTTATATAAGCTTCAGGGATCATAATGAATTTACTGCTCCCGTGCTGTTGGATGCTAATGAAAGCCCGTTCGGTGAATTCAACCGTTATCCGGATTCTACCCAGAAAAAACTTAAAAACAGGCTGGCGGATCTTAAAAACCTGTCTTCTTCACAAATTGCAGTAGGAAACGGAAGTGATGAGTTGATTGATCTGATTATTAAAGTTTTCTGTGAACCCAAAAAAGATTCGGTCCTGATGATGAATCCTTCTTTTGCCATGTACGGATTCTATGCTTCAATCAATGAAAATAAAGTTTTGAAACTGGATCTTGATGAAAATTTCGGAATCATTAAAGATGACTTTTTAAAGATCGTGGAAGAGCAGCCTGCCAAAATATTTTTTCTGTGTTCACCGAACAATCCTACGGGAAACAGCATAGAAGACATAGAATTCTATATTCAGAATTTTGATGGAATTGTAGTTGTGGATGAAGCGTATATTGAATTTTCTGAAAACAGATCAAGCCTGGAGCTTTTGAACCAATATCCTAACCTGATTGTTCTGCAGACCTTTTCCAAAGCTTGGGGAACAGCGGGAGCAAGAGTGGGAATGGCCTATGCTTCTGAAGAGATTATTAAGCTTATCAATACGGTAAAAGCACCTTATAATGTTAATTCTTTGAGCCAGCAGTTGATTTTAGAAACCCTGGATGATGAAATAAAGTTCAAGGAAAATGTAAACCGCATTTTAAGCGAAAGGGCATGGCTTCAGGAACAGTTTAAAGATATTGAGTGCATAACAAAAGTATTTCCTACAGATGCCAATTTCTTCCTGGTCAGGGTAAATAATGTAGAGGAAGTCTATGATAAAATGCTGGAAAAGGAGATTTTGACAAGCAAAAGAGATCCGGGAATCCCGGGATGCATCAGGATCAACATCGGAAGCCGCCAGGAAAATGAAATGCTGATCAGTTTTTTAAAAAATATACAATCATGA
- the hisB gene encoding bifunctional histidinol-phosphatase/imidazoleglycerol-phosphate dehydratase HisB produces the protein MKKVLFIDRDGTLIMEPPTDFQVDSLEKLEFYPGVFQNLSKIASELDYELVMVTNQDGLETDSFPFDDFIKPQEKMLKALENEGIFFNDILIDKSFEHENLPTRKPGTGMLGKYIYGNYDLENSYVIGDRNTDLQLAENLNCKSVFLNESFNSKAALNTTSWAEIYQFLKQGMRRSKVYRKTNETEIEIELTIDGKGKSEIATGLHFFDHMLEQIARHGNMDLRVKVNGDLNVDEHHTIEDTGIVLGEAFLKALGKKKGIERYGFLLPMDDCLAQAAIDFGGRPWLVWDVEFKREKIGDVPTEMFSHFFKSFTDSSKSNLNIKAEGSNEHHKIEAVFKAFAKAVKMAVHQSDTNYNLPSTKGSL, from the coding sequence ATGAAAAAAGTACTGTTTATAGACCGGGATGGAACATTAATTATGGAGCCACCCACTGACTTTCAGGTAGATTCACTGGAAAAGCTTGAATTTTATCCCGGAGTGTTTCAGAATCTCTCGAAAATTGCCAGTGAACTGGATTATGAACTGGTAATGGTTACCAATCAGGATGGGCTGGAAACTGACAGCTTTCCTTTTGATGACTTTATCAAACCTCAAGAAAAGATGCTGAAAGCGTTAGAGAATGAAGGGATATTTTTCAATGATATTCTGATTGATAAGAGCTTTGAGCATGAAAATCTGCCTACCCGAAAGCCTGGTACAGGAATGTTGGGGAAATACATCTACGGCAATTATGATCTGGAAAATTCGTATGTAATCGGAGATCGAAATACTGATCTCCAACTCGCTGAAAATTTGAATTGTAAATCTGTTTTTCTCAATGAAAGCTTTAATAGTAAGGCAGCGCTGAATACCACATCATGGGCAGAGATTTACCAGTTTTTAAAACAGGGGATGAGGCGGTCCAAAGTCTACAGAAAGACGAATGAAACAGAGATAGAAATTGAACTCACTATTGATGGAAAAGGAAAATCTGAAATTGCTACCGGGCTTCACTTTTTTGATCATATGCTGGAGCAGATCGCAAGACACGGAAATATGGATCTTAGGGTAAAGGTAAACGGGGATCTCAATGTAGATGAACACCATACGATAGAGGATACCGGAATTGTGCTGGGAGAAGCTTTTTTAAAAGCATTGGGAAAGAAGAAAGGAATTGAAAGATATGGATTTCTATTGCCTATGGATGACTGTCTTGCCCAGGCAGCTATTGATTTCGGAGGAAGACCATGGCTGGTGTGGGATGTAGAGTTTAAAAGAGAAAAGATCGGAGATGTTCCTACTGAAATGTTTTCTCACTTCTTTAAATCTTTTACAGACTCTTCAAAATCAAACCTGAATATCAAGGCGGAGGGAAGCAATGAACACCACAAAATAGAAGCGGTCTTCAAAGCGTTTGCAAAAGCCGTTAAAATGGCGGTACACCAGTCTGATACCAACTATAATTTACCTTCTACAAAAGGAAGTTTATAA
- the hisH gene encoding imidazole glycerol phosphate synthase subunit HisH, whose protein sequence is MIAIIKYNGGNVSSVQNALNRLGVNSLITDDPEQIINADKVIFPGVGEASSTMKRLEEKGLDTLIPMLKQPVLGICLGMQLMCRDNEEGDIRGMGIFDINVKRFPPQDLVPHMGWNTISDLQSPLFSGIEKDRDLYFVHSYYCELSDSTTSICDYILPFSSSLQKDNFYAVQFHPEKSGGIGSQILTNFIQLT, encoded by the coding sequence ATGATCGCAATAATAAAATATAACGGGGGAAATGTAAGTTCAGTTCAAAATGCATTGAACAGGCTGGGGGTCAACTCCCTGATTACAGATGACCCCGAACAGATCATCAATGCGGATAAAGTTATTTTCCCCGGAGTGGGTGAAGCTTCTTCTACGATGAAAAGGCTTGAAGAGAAGGGACTCGACACGCTTATTCCAATGCTTAAACAGCCTGTGCTGGGAATATGTTTAGGAATGCAGCTGATGTGCCGGGATAATGAGGAAGGAGACATCCGGGGGATGGGTATCTTTGATATTAACGTAAAGAGATTTCCTCCCCAGGATCTGGTTCCCCATATGGGCTGGAATACAATTTCAGACCTTCAGTCCCCTCTTTTTTCCGGCATTGAAAAGGACCGTGATCTTTATTTTGTTCACAGCTATTATTGTGAGCTGTCGGATTCCACGACTTCCATATGTGATTATATCCTGCCGTTCAGCTCGTCTTTGCAGAAGGATAACTTTTATGCCGTACAGTTTCACCCTGAAAAATCAGGTGGAATCGGGAGTCAGATATTAACCAATTTTATCCAGCTAACATGA
- the hisA gene encoding 1-(5-phosphoribosyl)-5-[(5-phosphoribosylamino)methylideneamino]imidazole-4-carboxamide isomerase has translation MKIIPAIDIIDGKCVRLSKGDYSTKKIYNENPVEVAKEFEGYGIQYLHLVDLDGAKSKHIVNQKVLEDIAEATSLHIDFGGGLKTQEDIETAFNAGAKQITLGSIAVQDPVFCYNAIKNYGPEKIILGADCENRKIKTAGWQEESDKDVIDFILQYKQKKIRNVICTDIEKDGMLEGPSTGLYIEILYKTSVQLTASGGISDIRDLYKMKDIGCSGTIIGKALYEGKISLQQLQNFIENA, from the coding sequence ATGAAAATTATTCCAGCTATTGATATTATCGATGGGAAGTGTGTCCGTTTATCAAAAGGAGATTACAGCACAAAAAAAATATACAACGAAAACCCGGTGGAAGTTGCCAAAGAGTTTGAAGGGTATGGGATTCAATATCTTCACCTGGTGGATCTTGACGGGGCGAAATCAAAGCATATTGTCAATCAGAAAGTTCTGGAAGATATTGCGGAAGCTACGTCACTTCACATTGATTTCGGAGGAGGATTAAAAACACAGGAAGATATTGAAACGGCATTCAATGCAGGAGCAAAACAGATTACATTGGGAAGTATTGCTGTACAGGACCCTGTATTTTGTTATAATGCCATTAAAAACTATGGTCCGGAAAAAATTATTTTAGGAGCAGACTGCGAAAACAGGAAAATCAAAACTGCCGGATGGCAGGAGGAAAGTGATAAGGACGTCATAGATTTTATTCTTCAGTATAAGCAAAAGAAAATTCGGAATGTCATATGTACTGATATTGAGAAGGATGGCATGCTGGAAGGACCTTCTACAGGGCTGTATATAGAGATTTTATATAAAACTTCAGTACAGCTGACAGCCAGTGGCGGTATTTCGGATATCAGAGACCTCTATAAAATGAAAGATATCGGATGTTCCGGGACTATTATAGGAAAAGCTCTTTATGAGGGAAAAATAAGCTTACAACAACTTCAGAACTTTATTGAAAATGCTTAA
- the hisF gene encoding imidazole glycerol phosphate synthase subunit HisF encodes MLKKRIIPCLDIKDGATVKGINFEGLRNAGDPVELAVKYEQDGADELVFLDITATIEERKTFAELVKNIARELSIPFTVGGGISSVEDVRKLLEAGADKISINSSAVRNPGLISELAKEFGSQCVVVAIDTRLVGAFDFVHIKGGREQTGLNTILWAKEAEALGAGEILLTSMDGDGTKNGFDLRITRLVSESLGIPVIASGGAGNTEDFIKVFDETKATGALAASIFHFNEIGIGDLKQILKSKKIDVR; translated from the coding sequence ATGCTTAAAAAAAGAATCATTCCATGTTTGGATATCAAGGACGGGGCTACGGTAAAAGGGATCAACTTTGAGGGACTTCGTAATGCAGGTGATCCTGTGGAACTTGCTGTAAAATATGAACAGGATGGAGCTGATGAGCTTGTTTTCCTTGATATTACTGCAACAATTGAAGAAAGAAAAACGTTTGCTGAGCTGGTGAAGAATATTGCTCGTGAATTGAGCATACCCTTTACTGTAGGGGGTGGAATTTCTTCTGTTGAGGATGTCAGGAAGCTTCTGGAAGCAGGAGCAGATAAGATCAGTATCAATTCTTCCGCAGTCAGGAATCCAGGGCTTATTTCAGAGCTGGCCAAAGAATTTGGAAGCCAATGTGTTGTCGTAGCCATCGATACAAGGTTGGTGGGAGCATTCGATTTTGTCCATATTAAAGGAGGAAGAGAGCAGACTGGGCTCAACACTATATTATGGGCCAAGGAAGCAGAAGCTTTGGGAGCCGGAGAAATTCTGTTAACCTCTATGGATGGTGACGGAACAAAAAACGGTTTTGACCTCCGGATTACCCGGCTGGTTTCGGAAAGTCTGGGCATTCCTGTCATTGCTTCTGGAGGGGCCGGGAATACAGAAGACTTTATTAAAGTATTTGATGAAACTAAAGCAACAGGAGCCTTGGCTGCCAGTATTTTCCATTTTAATGAAATCGGAATCGGGGATTTGAAACAAATATTAAAATCTAAAAAAATTGATGTAAGATGA
- the hisIE gene encoding bifunctional phosphoribosyl-AMP cyclohydrolase/phosphoribosyl-ATP diphosphatase HisIE, whose product MKINFDKSNGLIPVIIQDHTTLQVLMLGYMNEEAFEKTEKEGVVTFFSRSKNRLWTKGEESGNFLTVKEISADCDQDTVLIKVHPKNVVCHTGSFSCFGNKDPKGFLYELEEKIAQRIDSKSEGSYTYSLYQRGINKVAQKVGEEAVELVIEAKDDNEQLFKNEAADLLYHLLILLKTKGFTLKDIEEILQSRTR is encoded by the coding sequence ATGAAAATCAACTTTGATAAAAGCAACGGTCTTATTCCGGTGATCATTCAGGACCATACAACCCTTCAGGTGCTGATGCTGGGATATATGAATGAAGAAGCTTTTGAAAAAACAGAAAAAGAGGGAGTGGTGACGTTCTTCAGCCGTTCAAAAAACAGGCTTTGGACCAAAGGAGAGGAGTCCGGTAATTTTTTAACGGTAAAAGAGATCAGTGCAGACTGTGATCAGGATACTGTTTTAATAAAGGTGCATCCGAAGAATGTTGTCTGTCATACCGGAAGCTTCAGCTGCTTTGGAAATAAGGATCCTAAAGGGTTTCTATATGAACTTGAAGAGAAAATAGCTCAAAGGATTGACAGTAAGTCCGAAGGATCCTATACGTACTCACTGTATCAGAGAGGCATCAATAAAGTGGCTCAAAAAGTGGGAGAAGAGGCGGTAGAACTGGTTATTGAAGCTAAAGATGATAATGAGCAGCTCTTTAAAAATGAAGCGGCAGATCTCCTGTACCATCTATTGATCTTACTGAAGACAAAAGGATTTACTTTAAAAGATATTGAAGAAATCCTTCAAAGCAGAACCCGTTAA
- a CDS encoding T9SS type A sorting domain-containing protein: MKKLYFCAYTVCTFSGLSAQEVIWQKDIRSSTQDFLSQVTTTIDQQYLITGSCIQSGSGKPETGSKQNNGYDYHLVKLNQQGEEVWEKYFSGQNHDYLSAAVTTREGGFLVAGTSYSGKGLDKKEESKGGSDIWLIRINEFGDELWQKTLGTSSDEEARAVIQTTDLGFFVAGNVQNSSKGYGSKDVWIIRLDKDGKELSQLILGGRGLDEVEKMIPTKDGGALLGIYSRSGAYMSNSQSAATNPISAEKPASSAAISQMPKASSNFGEGDYWIVKLDKTGKVEWEKNFGGKADDHIRTLALAAGGFIIGGESRSERSGNKTVGIEEGTDLWLIALNERGDEQWQKSYNFKNRDILMGMSVIQSQDPGIKNQDITKGILLGGYTQAEGRIEKDDETFWMLYLDGNGNEQWRKHVNGDSRRREERLSDIRLNRDGSIILAGTSAEELGKENWKIVKLGDKQVKDLIQKYDIKIYPNPVSDYAYVEIGFEFKEAEIVVYDMSGRQVQHLKTKSTVTKINTQPLIQGAYLVTIKTDTNKTANAKIIKK; the protein is encoded by the coding sequence ATGAAAAAACTTTATTTCTGTGCATATACAGTATGCACATTCTCTGGCTTGTCTGCCCAGGAAGTGATCTGGCAGAAAGATATCAGGTCTTCCACACAGGATTTCCTAAGCCAGGTGACCACGACCATAGACCAGCAGTATTTAATTACCGGAAGCTGTATACAGTCAGGAAGCGGGAAGCCTGAGACTGGAAGTAAGCAAAACAACGGTTACGACTACCATCTTGTAAAACTGAACCAGCAGGGTGAAGAAGTCTGGGAAAAATACTTCTCCGGCCAGAACCATGATTACTTATCCGCTGCCGTTACCACCCGGGAAGGAGGATTTCTTGTTGCGGGAACTTCCTATTCGGGGAAAGGGCTCGATAAAAAAGAAGAATCCAAAGGCGGATCTGATATCTGGCTGATAAGAATCAATGAATTCGGAGATGAGCTGTGGCAGAAAACGCTGGGAACTTCATCGGACGAAGAAGCCAGAGCGGTGATCCAAACCACAGACTTAGGATTCTTTGTAGCAGGGAATGTGCAAAACTCATCTAAAGGCTACGGTTCCAAAGATGTATGGATCATCCGGCTTGACAAAGACGGCAAAGAACTTTCCCAGCTGATCTTAGGCGGAAGAGGGCTGGATGAAGTCGAAAAGATGATTCCCACGAAAGACGGCGGCGCATTGCTGGGCATCTATTCCAGAAGCGGCGCTTACATGAGTAATTCTCAATCAGCAGCGACTAATCCAATTTCGGCTGAAAAGCCTGCTTCCTCAGCAGCCATTAGCCAAATGCCAAAAGCCAGCAGCAATTTCGGAGAAGGCGACTACTGGATCGTAAAACTGGATAAGACCGGAAAAGTAGAATGGGAAAAAAACTTCGGCGGAAAAGCGGATGACCATATCAGAACCCTGGCCTTAGCTGCCGGAGGTTTTATCATTGGCGGAGAATCCCGATCTGAAAGATCCGGCAATAAAACCGTAGGGATAGAAGAAGGCACAGATCTCTGGCTGATCGCTTTGAATGAAAGAGGAGACGAACAGTGGCAGAAATCCTACAATTTTAAGAACCGCGATATCCTGATGGGAATGAGTGTAATACAGAGTCAAGATCCAGGAATCAAGAATCAAGACATCACCAAAGGAATATTGTTGGGCGGTTATACTCAGGCGGAAGGAAGAATAGAAAAAGATGATGAAACCTTCTGGATGCTGTATCTGGATGGAAACGGGAATGAACAGTGGAGAAAACATGTGAATGGAGACTCAAGACGAAGAGAGGAGAGACTTTCAGATATCAGGCTGAACAGAGACGGTTCTATTATACTGGCCGGTACCAGCGCCGAAGAACTAGGCAAAGAGAACTGGAAGATCGTGAAGCTGGGTGATAAGCAGGTGAAAGATCTGATCCAGAAATACGACATCAAAATCTATCCGAACCCGGTATCCGACTATGCCTACGTAGAAATCGGCTTTGAGTTTAAGGAAGCCGAGATTGTAGTTTATGACATGAGCGGAAGACAGGTTCAGCATCTGAAAACCAAAAGTACGGTAACCAAGATCAATACCCAGCCTTTGATCCAGGGGGCTTACCTGGTAACGATAAAAACGGATACGAATAAAACGGCGAATGCTAAAATTATAAAAAAATAA
- a CDS encoding DUF6443 domain-containing protein, giving the protein MKKIMIPMSGLLITGLAHAQANPSTAENYVYTKTYLSDPGLSSPKTSETVQYFDGLGRPKQVVNVKSSPLGRDVVTHFEYDDFGRQVKEFLPVPQQETQNGAIYTSPLTNASRPDLYSQEKIYSEKVLENSPLDRIRQQIQVGNAWSDKPVKFDYDANLHEDYVRKYETSTTWLEGRTQSNVQLLQYFGAGQLYKNTVTDEDGNKTIEFKNGRGQLLLVRKVLSAAQNADTYYVYNEYDQLSFVIPPLASAPTVEPAAVENLYYQYRYDGRNRLVEKKLPGKGWEYMVYDQAERLIMTQDANMREKSKWLITQYDPFGRVAYTGIIAGGSRSSMQSQAGNLIIVENRSSTGFTKNGMPVQYSNGYFFDIETVLSVNYYDTYPQYNFNPSFPTTIQGRPTLTDTPSSAGRSTKGLPVMSLVKNIEDDSWSKTYTYYDDKARVIGTHSINHLGGYTRTESLLDFAGVPQTVITKHKRLNTDTERTITESFTYDDQNRLLVHKHKVDSNPDEILARNQYNELSQLESKKVGGIHSATPLQAIDYRYNIRGWMTQINDPSILGNDLFGYKINYNTVEGLETPDALDPSLKVLPQYNGNIAEVSWKTLTQENEPLKRYGYVYDSLNRLSAGFYQQSGSEAFGEYFEKMEYDLNGNITRLKRSEGVLSGNTFATVIDNLKYDYTGNRLNKITDEQQNPLGYPYVTTPNTLEYDNGSADGNGNMTGHADKGISSIQYNYLNLPKQITQNSKVTHYTYRADGVKVKKLFGDIETDYLDGFQYKSTKPSEEGTGEVMTLPDPNEVAVMKLRIIPTSEGYYDALSNLYIYNFTDHLGNIRLSYTDTNKDGIIQPRQYFVQQCSGNYTPPFELPICIDYWKPGEIVEVNTYYPFGLLHNYTATTQNAYQYKYNGKELQETGMYDYGARMYMADLGRWGVIDPAAELGRRFSPYNYAFDNPVMFIDPDGMWPWPTWGQVKSFGRGAWNTTVGMVKGLATSNGISGVLQGGREFKKVYNAYQTGGASAAVKQYGKSLYETSGAKAIVQTAKGVAKGDAESIGSATVMVAAAVITHKAAGGTKAGGKVVAAETSTMNELTNTVKSTVADLKAAGKAPATVVGAELNGQTVVGTSGPPPATIAPQLEGVVGELGGLGTKTASGNTVGCCSEFHTGNQLLLDNPSATPSQINFTEAIRPRDGSVIPMCDNCKTTFNK; this is encoded by the coding sequence ATGAAAAAAATAATGATTCCAATGAGTGGTTTGCTGATAACCGGGTTGGCCCATGCCCAGGCCAATCCGAGCACTGCAGAAAATTACGTTTATACCAAAACATACCTCTCAGACCCTGGCCTTTCAAGCCCTAAAACCTCAGAAACCGTTCAATACTTTGACGGCCTGGGAAGACCCAAGCAGGTCGTGAATGTCAAATCCTCGCCATTGGGCAGAGATGTGGTGACTCATTTTGAATATGACGATTTTGGAAGACAGGTAAAAGAATTTTTACCCGTTCCCCAGCAGGAGACTCAAAACGGAGCAATTTACACCTCTCCATTAACCAATGCTTCCCGGCCGGATCTCTATAGCCAGGAAAAGATTTATTCTGAAAAAGTTTTGGAAAACTCACCATTGGACAGGATCCGGCAGCAGATCCAGGTAGGAAATGCCTGGAGTGATAAACCCGTCAAATTTGACTATGATGCCAATCTCCATGAAGACTATGTAAGAAAATACGAGACCTCTACAACCTGGCTTGAGGGCAGGACTCAAAGCAATGTCCAGCTGCTTCAGTATTTTGGAGCAGGACAGCTGTATAAAAACACGGTTACTGATGAAGACGGCAACAAAACCATAGAATTCAAAAACGGCAGAGGACAGCTTTTGTTAGTGAGAAAAGTACTGAGCGCTGCCCAAAATGCAGATACGTACTATGTTTACAATGAATATGACCAGCTGTCCTTTGTAATCCCTCCGCTGGCCTCGGCTCCCACCGTGGAACCCGCTGCCGTAGAAAACCTGTATTATCAGTACCGTTATGACGGCAGAAACCGTTTGGTAGAGAAAAAACTGCCTGGAAAAGGCTGGGAATATATGGTGTATGATCAGGCGGAGAGGCTTATCATGACCCAGGATGCCAATATGCGGGAGAAAAGCAAATGGCTGATTACCCAATATGACCCATTCGGGAGAGTGGCTTATACAGGGATCATTGCCGGAGGAAGCAGAAGCAGCATGCAGTCCCAGGCAGGGAATCTCATAATAGTGGAGAACAGGAGCAGTACAGGATTTACCAAAAACGGGATGCCGGTTCAGTACAGCAATGGATATTTTTTTGATATTGAAACGGTTTTAAGTGTCAACTATTATGATACTTATCCGCAATACAATTTCAATCCCTCTTTCCCAACCACCATTCAGGGCAGGCCTACCTTAACCGATACCCCTTCATCAGCAGGAAGAAGCACCAAAGGCCTACCCGTGATGAGTTTGGTAAAGAATATCGAAGATGACAGCTGGAGCAAGACCTACACCTATTACGATGACAAAGCAAGAGTCATTGGTACCCATTCCATCAACCATCTGGGAGGCTATACCCGTACAGAATCCCTGCTGGATTTTGCAGGGGTACCACAAACTGTTATTACAAAGCATAAAAGGTTGAATACGGATACAGAAAGGACTATTACAGAAAGCTTTACGTATGATGACCAGAACAGACTTCTTGTACACAAGCATAAAGTAGACAGCAATCCGGATGAGATTCTGGCCCGGAACCAATACAATGAACTTTCCCAATTAGAGAGTAAAAAAGTAGGCGGAATACATTCAGCAACACCCTTGCAGGCCATTGATTATAGATACAATATCAGAGGGTGGATGACCCAGATCAATGATCCCTCGATTCTGGGAAATGATCTTTTCGGATATAAGATCAACTACAATACAGTTGAGGGATTAGAAACTCCCGATGCATTAGACCCTTCCCTGAAAGTGCTTCCCCAATACAATGGGAATATAGCCGAAGTGTCCTGGAAAACCTTAACTCAGGAAAATGAACCCTTAAAAAGATACGGTTATGTGTATGATTCCCTAAACAGGCTTTCCGCAGGGTTCTATCAACAATCAGGAAGTGAAGCCTTCGGAGAATATTTTGAAAAAATGGAGTATGATCTAAACGGCAATATTACCAGGCTGAAAAGATCAGAAGGCGTTTTATCCGGCAATACCTTTGCCACTGTCATAGACAATCTGAAATATGATTACACAGGAAACAGGCTGAATAAAATAACTGATGAACAGCAGAACCCTTTGGGCTATCCATATGTAACCACTCCCAATACCCTTGAATATGATAATGGCAGTGCTGATGGGAATGGAAACATGACCGGTCATGCCGATAAAGGGATTTCCTCCATTCAATATAATTATTTAAATTTACCCAAACAGATTACCCAGAACTCTAAGGTCACCCATTATACCTACAGGGCAGACGGCGTAAAAGTGAAGAAGCTCTTTGGAGATATAGAAACGGATTATCTGGACGGGTTCCAGTATAAGTCTACCAAGCCTTCAGAGGAAGGAACAGGAGAAGTCATGACACTCCCTGACCCCAATGAAGTTGCCGTAATGAAACTACGGATCATTCCTACCTCGGAAGGATATTATGATGCGCTTAGTAATTTATACATCTACAACTTTACGGATCATTTAGGCAATATAAGATTAAGCTATACGGATACCAATAAAGACGGTATTATCCAGCCAAGACAATACTTTGTCCAGCAATGCAGCGGGAACTACACCCCTCCATTTGAGCTGCCCATCTGTATTGATTATTGGAAACCTGGAGAGATTGTGGAAGTGAATACTTATTATCCTTTTGGGTTATTGCATAATTATACAGCTACCACTCAGAATGCTTATCAGTACAAGTACAATGGGAAGGAGTTGCAGGAGACTGGGATGTATGACTATGGGGCAAGGATGTATATGGCGGACCTTGGACGTTGGGGCGTAATAGATCCTGCTGCTGAATTAGGAAGAAGGTTTTCACCTTATAATTATGCTTTTGACAATCCTGTAATGTTTATTGACCCAGACGGAATGTGGCCTTGGCCAACTTGGGGACAAGTTAAAAGCTTTGGTAGAGGAGCTTGGAATACAACTGTAGGAATGGTTAAAGGCTTAGCTACTTCTAATGGAATATCAGGAGTACTGCAGGGAGGTAGAGAATTTAAGAAAGTTTATAATGCATATCAAACAGGTGGAGCCTCTGCTGCTGTAAAGCAATATGGAAAATCTCTTTATGAAACAAGCGGAGCTAAAGCGATTGTTCAAACAGCAAAGGGCGTGGCAAAAGGAGATGCGGAATCTATAGGCTCTGCAACCGTTATGGTAGCCGCTGCCGTAATTACGCATAAAGCAGCTGGAGGAACTAAAGCCGGAGGGAAAGTAGTTGCTGCTGAAACATCAACAATGAATGAGTTGACAAATACTGTTAAGAGTACTGTAGCAGATTTAAAAGCAGCTGGAAAAGCCCCTGCTACAGTTGTTGGAGCGGAATTAAACGGACAAACAGTAGTTGGTACAAGTGGACCGCCACCAGCAACAATTGCTCCACAATTAGAAGGTGTTGTTGGAGAATTAGGTGGATTAGGAACTAAAACTGCTTCTGGGAATACTGTTGGTTGTTGCTCTGAGTTTCATACTGGAAACCAATTGCTATTAGATAATCCTTCTGCAACACCTTCGCAAATTAATTTTACTGAAGCAATTAGACCTAGAGATGGATCTGTTATTCCAATGTGTGATAATTGTAAAACAACTTTTAATAAATAA